One stretch of Pedobacter riviphilus DNA includes these proteins:
- a CDS encoding ABC transporter ATP-binding protein translates to MEKTKEAKKPSIFSLLGNYRGLIFMLILFALLSNGINLLLPKIIAGGIDSYTNKTFNLQSILLQFSLAIVLVFIFTYLQSIVQTYASERVARDLRTRLSDQISRQSHAYIIQANPSKLLTNLTADADSIKMFVSQAIVSICSSIFLIVGASILLLMINWKLALCVIAIVPIIGGAFFYVLSKVKVLFKKSREVIDWLNKVISESILGSALIRVINSQTLEYNKFLDANAKARDLGISILRMFAALIPVIVFTANLSGLCILVLGGHFVITNSMTLGEFTAFSSYLTLIIFPILVIGFMSNVIAQATASYQRIESVLNAIEVKHPGTLTTQLKGDVEVKDVNMNFGQKPVLKSVSFSAKAGSKTAIIGPTAAGKTQLLYILTGLIDADSGLVLFDGKEIKQYNQENFHQQVGFVFQDSIMFNMSIRENIAFSDTVTDESLAKAIATAELKDFVSALPDQLNTIVSERGNSLSGGQKQRIMLARALAVNPKILLLDDFTARVDTNTEKRILENIQQNYPGLTLLSITQKIASVEHYDKVILLMQGEIIAEGTHQELLKSSPEYVQIYNSQQSTSNYELQS, encoded by the coding sequence ATGGAAAAAACCAAAGAAGCCAAAAAGCCAAGTATTTTCAGTTTACTTGGAAACTACAGGGGCTTAATTTTTATGCTAATCCTGTTTGCATTGCTCAGTAACGGCATCAACTTACTCTTACCAAAGATTATTGCCGGTGGTATCGATTCTTATACCAACAAAACTTTCAATCTTCAATCCATCTTGCTTCAATTTTCGCTGGCCATTGTTCTGGTTTTTATTTTTACTTATTTACAGAGCATTGTACAAACCTATGCTTCTGAACGTGTAGCAAGAGATTTAAGAACAAGGCTGTCTGATCAGATTTCGAGACAAAGCCATGCCTACATTATTCAGGCTAACCCCTCAAAGCTGTTGACTAACCTTACGGCCGATGCCGATTCGATCAAAATGTTTGTTTCGCAGGCTATCGTTTCTATCTGTTCATCTATATTTTTAATTGTTGGGGCGAGTATTTTGCTCTTAATGATCAACTGGAAACTTGCACTTTGTGTAATTGCGATTGTGCCGATTATTGGCGGTGCATTTTTTTATGTATTAAGCAAGGTAAAAGTGCTTTTCAAAAAGAGCAGGGAAGTGATCGATTGGTTGAACAAAGTAATCAGCGAAAGTATTTTAGGTTCAGCTTTAATAAGGGTAATTAACTCTCAAACTTTAGAATACAATAAATTTTTAGATGCAAATGCCAAAGCGAGAGATTTAGGGATATCCATTCTGCGGATGTTTGCAGCCTTGATCCCAGTTATTGTTTTTACAGCCAATTTATCTGGTTTGTGCATTTTGGTGCTGGGCGGTCATTTTGTAATTACCAATTCGATGACGTTGGGAGAGTTTACGGCTTTTAGCAGTTACCTCACGCTCATCATATTTCCTATTTTGGTAATCGGTTTTATGAGCAATGTTATTGCACAGGCTACAGCATCGTATCAGCGGATAGAAAGTGTGCTGAATGCTATCGAGGTTAAACATCCAGGTACGCTGACAACACAATTAAAGGGCGATGTGGAAGTGAAAGATGTTAACATGAATTTCGGTCAAAAACCGGTTTTAAAATCGGTTTCGTTTTCTGCAAAAGCGGGCTCTAAAACGGCCATTATTGGGCCTACGGCTGCGGGTAAAACACAATTGCTCTATATTTTAACAGGTTTGATAGATGCCGATTCGGGATTGGTATTGTTTGATGGTAAAGAGATTAAACAATACAATCAGGAGAATTTCCATCAACAGGTTGGTTTTGTATTTCAGGACAGCATTATGTTCAACATGAGCATTAGGGAAAATATTGCCTTTAGCGATACCGTTACAGACGAATCGCTGGCTAAGGCCATTGCTACTGCCGAACTTAAAGATTTTGTAAGCGCTTTACCCGATCAGTTGAACACCATTGTTTCTGAACGGGGAAACAGCCTTTCGGGTGGACAAAAACAACGGATTATGCTGGCCAGGGCTTTAGCGGTGAATCCGAAGATCTTATTGCTTGATGATTTTACGGCCCGTGTTGATACCAATACGGAGAAAAGGATTTTAGAGAACATCCAACAAAATTATCCAGGTTTAACTTTACTTTCCATTACACAAAAAATAGCTTCTGTTGAACATTACGATAAAGTGATCTTGCTGATGCAGGGCGAAATCATTGCAGAAGGAACCCATCAGGAATTGCTGAAAAGCAGTCCGGAATAT
- a CDS encoding LURP-one-related/scramblase family protein gives MNKQIPPFFLSDEYFIDEKVNFLKFANEYKVYNDQGAQIGIIKQRISGWHKVLTLLVDKRMMPFKLEITDTNDQLQATITRGWTFWMSKIIVTDPLGVEVGIIKQKFKFFKPTFTISSPTSGEEIAKISGDWKAWNFSITNNVGAEMGKINKKWAGALKEVFTTADKYNVSIDPSYAESNQKVAIVATAITIDMVLKESK, from the coding sequence ATGAACAAGCAGATTCCTCCATTTTTTTTAAGCGATGAATATTTTATTGACGAGAAAGTAAACTTTTTAAAGTTTGCGAACGAGTACAAAGTTTACAACGATCAGGGTGCTCAGATCGGGATTATTAAACAGCGTATTTCTGGCTGGCACAAGGTTCTAACCTTGTTGGTTGATAAGCGAATGATGCCTTTTAAATTAGAAATTACCGATACCAACGACCAGTTGCAGGCTACCATTACCAGAGGCTGGACATTCTGGATGTCGAAAATTATCGTTACCGATCCCTTAGGTGTTGAAGTGGGTATTATTAAACAAAAATTTAAATTCTTCAAGCCAACTTTTACCATTTCGAGCCCGACATCGGGCGAGGAGATTGCAAAAATATCTGGCGATTGGAAAGCCTGGAATTTCAGCATTACCAATAATGTAGGTGCCGAAATGGGCAAAATAAATAAAAAATGGGCTGGCGCTTTGAAAGAAGTTTTTACCACAGCCGATAAATACAATGTTTCTATCGATCCCAGTTATGCGGAAAGCAACCAGAAGGTAGCAATTGTGGCCACTGCCATTACCATTGATATGGTTTTGAAGGAAAGTAAATAA